In Salinisphaera sp. LB1, one genomic interval encodes:
- a CDS encoding efflux RND transporter permease subunit encodes MNFATWVQSHRRSVLFLLALLALGGAASLFQLPAALFPQVAFPRVRVSLDAGARPAQEMMLRVTRPVERAVRTVPGVRAVRSTTSRGSTDISIDFDWGHDMVNALLQVESAINQIKSGLPAGTHFTAKRMYPSNYTGVIAYSLTSADVSQIKLRDLAKYQMAPFLSSVPGVAKVTVQGGDVAEYRVNVEPARLNALGLSIGDVARALSASNVLTAVGRVQDHYKLYLEVSDTRFQSLEQIRHTVLRSGSDGLVQLEDVARVHRATAPRYTRFTADGKQAVLVNVYQQPGASVIKLSRDLAARLKQFQPQIPPGVKLHQWYDQSQLVSVSRSSVVEAIVIGIILAAVVLLVFLRSWKITLVAIIAVPAVLAATMLALYTLGMTLNIMTLGGMAAAVGLIIDDVIVMIEQVVRRVQETGEHGIERVLAAAREFTHPQIGSSASTIIIFLPLAFLSGVTGAFFKALSLTMAVALFISFLVAWLVVPLLADFMLGPRDTEHEKLGWITRRVNRGYTRLMVRLLRRPAWVLAGLVPLLVLAYVAFSNVGSGFMPTMDEGGFTLDYRSAPGTSLAETNRLMMQVAEILKKNPYVQTWSRRQGAQLGGAMTTTNSGDLFARLTPLPRPSTEAVMAQVRQAIQQQVPGLDIDLYQLIEDEIGDLTSVPEPIDIRLFGNDESQLRQVAGRVAQAIGKVNGVVGVKDGVVIAGAALTIHVDRIKAAVEGLSPQAVTQQLQAYLGGVVTTQVRKGIKFVGVRVWIPKNQRDQVDTIGKMLLRAPDGHLVPLARVANVRIVSGQPQLTRYNLKSDVAVTARISGRSLGSTVADVKQALQKPGLIPDGVYYQLGGLYKQQQQAFKGLITVFVAAVALIFLLLLFLYERFRVALAILIQPLLAASAVFIGLWATGVELNITAMMGMTMVIGIVTEIAIFYFSELRLIRNDLPLAWNLIRAGRNRMRPIVMSALAFALALMPLAFGLGQGSGMQRPLAIAIISGLLVQIPLVLLFLPVLYKLLAGRSSR; translated from the coding sequence ATGAATTTTGCCACGTGGGTCCAGAGCCACCGCCGCTCGGTTCTTTTTCTGCTGGCGTTGTTGGCGCTGGGCGGGGCCGCCAGCCTTTTCCAGTTGCCGGCGGCGCTGTTTCCACAGGTGGCGTTCCCGCGGGTCCGCGTATCGCTGGATGCCGGTGCGCGTCCGGCGCAGGAGATGATGCTGCGGGTCACGCGCCCGGTCGAACGCGCGGTTCGCACCGTGCCCGGAGTACGCGCCGTGCGCTCGACGACCAGCCGCGGCAGCACCGATATCTCGATCGATTTCGATTGGGGCCACGACATGGTGAATGCGCTGTTGCAGGTGGAATCGGCGATCAACCAGATCAAGTCCGGCCTGCCGGCGGGCACGCACTTCACCGCGAAACGCATGTACCCGTCCAACTATACCGGCGTGATCGCTTATAGCCTGACTTCGGCCGATGTCAGCCAGATCAAACTGCGCGATCTGGCGAAGTATCAGATGGCGCCTTTTCTATCCAGCGTGCCCGGGGTCGCCAAGGTCACCGTACAGGGCGGCGATGTGGCGGAATACCGGGTGAACGTGGAGCCGGCGCGGCTCAATGCGCTCGGCCTTTCCATCGGCGATGTGGCCCGGGCGCTATCGGCATCCAACGTGCTCACGGCGGTCGGCCGCGTACAGGATCACTACAAACTGTATCTCGAGGTCTCCGACACCCGGTTCCAGAGCCTGGAACAGATCCGCCACACGGTGCTCAGGAGCGGCAGTGACGGCCTGGTACAGCTCGAGGACGTCGCGCGGGTGCATCGGGCGACCGCGCCCAGATACACCCGTTTTACCGCCGACGGCAAACAGGCCGTGCTGGTGAATGTCTACCAGCAGCCCGGCGCGAGCGTGATCAAACTCTCACGCGACCTCGCGGCGCGATTGAAACAGTTTCAGCCGCAGATACCCCCTGGGGTGAAACTGCACCAGTGGTACGACCAGAGCCAGCTGGTCAGCGTTTCCCGAAGCAGCGTCGTCGAGGCGATTGTCATTGGCATCATCCTGGCCGCCGTCGTGCTGCTGGTGTTCCTGCGCAGCTGGAAGATCACGCTGGTCGCGATCATTGCAGTGCCGGCCGTGCTGGCGGCGACCATGCTGGCGCTGTACACGCTCGGCATGACGCTCAATATCATGACGCTGGGCGGCATGGCGGCTGCGGTTGGCCTGATCATTGACGACGTGATCGTGATGATCGAGCAGGTGGTGCGTCGGGTGCAGGAAACAGGCGAACACGGCATCGAGCGCGTGCTTGCCGCCGCCCGCGAGTTCACCCATCCGCAGATCGGCTCCTCGGCCTCCACCATCATAATCTTCCTGCCACTGGCGTTTCTAAGTGGTGTGACCGGCGCATTCTTCAAGGCGCTGTCGCTGACGATGGCGGTCGCCCTGTTCATCTCGTTTCTGGTGGCGTGGCTGGTGGTGCCGCTGCTCGCCGACTTCATGCTGGGCCCCAGGGATACCGAGCACGAGAAGCTCGGCTGGATCACGCGCCGGGTCAACCGCGGCTATACCAGGCTCATGGTACGGCTGTTACGACGCCCCGCCTGGGTACTGGCCGGCCTGGTACCGCTGCTGGTACTCGCCTATGTCGCGTTTTCCAATGTGGGGTCGGGCTTCATGCCCACCATGGACGAAGGCGGGTTCACGCTCGATTACCGCTCGGCGCCCGGTACATCGCTGGCCGAAACCAACCGTCTGATGATGCAGGTGGCCGAGATATTGAAGAAAAACCCGTATGTGCAAACCTGGTCGCGGCGCCAGGGGGCGCAGTTGGGCGGCGCCATGACCACGACCAATTCCGGCGACCTGTTCGCACGGCTCACGCCGTTGCCACGCCCCTCGACGGAAGCGGTGATGGCCCAGGTCCGCCAGGCGATCCAGCAACAGGTGCCGGGCCTGGACATCGATTTGTATCAGCTCATCGAGGACGAAATCGGTGATCTCACCTCGGTGCCCGAACCCATCGATATCCGGCTATTCGGCAACGATGAGAGCCAGCTGCGCCAGGTCGCCGGCCGAGTGGCGCAGGCCATAGGTAAGGTCAACGGCGTCGTGGGTGTCAAGGACGGGGTCGTGATCGCCGGTGCGGCGTTGACGATTCACGTCGACCGGATCAAGGCCGCCGTCGAGGGATTGTCACCCCAGGCCGTCACCCAGCAGTTGCAAGCCTATCTGGGCGGCGTCGTCACGACGCAGGTGCGCAAGGGCATCAAGTTCGTCGGCGTGCGGGTCTGGATACCGAAAAACCAGCGCGACCAAGTGGACACAATCGGCAAGATGCTGCTGCGGGCACCGGACGGCCACCTCGTCCCCTTGGCACGGGTGGCCAACGTGCGGATCGTTTCCGGCCAACCACAACTGACCCGCTACAACCTCAAGAGCGACGTGGCGGTGACCGCCCGCATCAGCGGACGCTCCCTCGGCTCGACCGTGGCCGATGTCAAGCAGGCGCTGCAGAAACCGGGCCTTATTCCCGACGGCGTTTACTATCAGCTTGGTGGGCTGTACAAACAGCAGCAACAGGCCTTCAAGGGCCTGATCACGGTCTTTGTGGCCGCGGTGGCATTGATATTCCTGCTGCTGCTGTTCCTCTATGAGCGTTTCCGCGTGGCGCTGGCGATTCTGATCCAGCCGCTACTGGCCGCCAGCGCGGTCTTCATCGGGCTGTGGGCCACCGGCGTCGAACTCAATATCACCGCGATGATGGGCATGACCATGGTCATCGGCATCGTGACCGAAATCGCGATCTTCTATTTCTCGGAGCTACGCCTGATCAGGAATGATCTACCCCTGGCCTGGAACCTGATCCGCGCCGGGCGCAACCGGATGCGGCCGATCGTGATGAGCGCGCTGGCCTTCGCACTGGCGCTGATGCCGCTGGCATTCGGGCTGGGCCAGGGGTCGGGCATGCAGCGCCCGTTGGCCATCGCCATCATCTCCGGTCTGCTGGTGCAGATTCCGCTGGTGCTGCTATTCCTGCCCGTGCTCTACAAACTGCTTGCCGGGCGTTCGTCGCGTTGA
- a CDS encoding cation diffusion facilitator family transporter: protein MRRGAWRCCCCHSCWRLSCSRLPPQRARQATMTDSCCGCNTGDLSQASGAQRRALVVALIINAFMFVAEMSVGLWGHSSALQADSVDMLIDAVGLGIGLFALNRTLRARARAGFTNAFIELVLAAGIGAQLIHQIVIGALPVAAFMIGMGAVALVANLAAAGLLLRYRHEDINMRAMWLCTRNDAIGNAATIGAGVLVLAVGVPWPDWIVGALVVLLFAYTAIGMLREAWTELQSATNA from the coding sequence ATGCGGCGCGGCGCGTGGCGCTGCTGTTGTTGTCATTCGTGTTGGCGATTATCGTGTTCACGGCTCCCGCCTCAACGAGCGAGACAGGCAACAATGACCGATAGCTGCTGTGGCTGTAATACTGGCGATCTGAGCCAGGCGTCTGGCGCCCAACGACGCGCCCTGGTTGTGGCGCTGATCATCAATGCGTTCATGTTCGTCGCCGAGATGAGTGTTGGGCTCTGGGGGCATTCGAGCGCGCTACAGGCCGATTCCGTCGATATGCTGATCGACGCCGTGGGCCTGGGAATCGGGCTGTTCGCGCTCAACCGCACGCTTCGCGCCCGCGCCCGCGCCGGGTTCACGAACGCCTTCATCGAACTGGTACTGGCGGCCGGCATCGGTGCCCAGTTGATTCACCAGATCGTGATCGGCGCATTGCCGGTCGCCGCGTTCATGATCGGTATGGGCGCTGTGGCCCTGGTGGCAAATCTGGCCGCCGCCGGTCTGTTGCTGCGCTATCGCCATGAAGATATCAACATGCGGGCGATGTGGCTGTGCACGCGCAACGACGCCATCGGCAATGCCGCGACGATCGGCGCGGGCGTTCTGGTGCTCGCGGTGGGTGTGCCGTGGCCTGATTGGATCGTGGGCGCGCTGGTCGTGCTGTTGTTTGCCTACACGGCCATCGGGATGCTGCGCGAGGCATGGACCGAGCTGCAATCAGCGACGAACGCATAG
- a CDS encoding response regulator: MLLAAAGYVCASYGSAETYLRRAAAGRPGCILLDIELPGMSGLELQRMMHAQASDPPIVFLTASGRADDARQAWAGGAAAFLHKPVDPDQLLDQIARVTAGY; this comes from the coding sequence ATGCTTCTGGCGGCCGCAGGCTACGTATGTGCCAGCTACGGATCGGCCGAGACCTACCTCAGGCGAGCAGCCGCTGGCCGGCCCGGTTGTATTCTGCTCGACATCGAGCTGCCGGGCATGAGCGGCCTCGAACTCCAGCGCATGATGCACGCGCAGGCATCGGATCCACCGATTGTCTTCCTGACGGCCAGTGGCCGCGCAGATGACGCGCGTCAGGCCTGGGCGGGCGGGGCCGCCGCATTCCTGCACAAACCGGTCGACCCCGATCAGCTGCTCGATCAAATCGCGCGCGTGACCGCCGGGTACTAA
- a CDS encoding MFS transporter has translation MSTRVADTGEDNESDGVALTTSEIRRSVAAAAMGNAMEWFDFGVYGYLATTVGDLFFHGQGGSLLKSFGVFAISFLARPLGGLFFGPLGDRIGRSKVLVMTILMMAAGTTAVGVLPTYQTIGVWAPILLIVTRLVQGFSTGGEYGGAATFIVESSPDDSRGFLSSFLEFGTLGGYTLGAGLVTVMTVSLPDSAMHSWGWRVPFLCAAPLGLFGLYLRLKLEDSAAFSSAAEKGETSRSPLREIFSEHWRRMLQCIGLVVLLNVAYYTVLTYLPSYFEKHLNFSSTQSLELLIAVYIGMMLVIALVGWLSDRVGRKPLIMASCIGFLLLAYPAFWMFQLHGMVYTAVGLAILAILVVLLSGTMPATLPAIFPTRIRYGGFAISYNLSTSAIGGTAPFVITALIGATGNLYMPAIYLMVAAAVALLTLFTVKETAGQPLAGSASLRSSRGPRRRRGKP, from the coding sequence ATGAGTACCCGGGTTGCGGACACAGGCGAAGACAACGAATCCGACGGCGTTGCGCTGACCACATCGGAGATTCGCCGATCAGTGGCCGCGGCGGCCATGGGTAATGCCATGGAGTGGTTCGATTTCGGCGTGTACGGCTATCTCGCCACGACCGTCGGCGATCTTTTCTTTCACGGCCAGGGCGGTTCGTTACTCAAGTCCTTCGGCGTCTTCGCGATATCGTTTCTGGCACGTCCGTTGGGCGGTCTTTTCTTCGGCCCGTTGGGTGATCGCATCGGGCGCAGCAAGGTGCTGGTGATGACCATTCTCATGATGGCCGCCGGGACCACGGCTGTCGGTGTGCTGCCGACCTACCAGACCATCGGCGTCTGGGCCCCGATTCTGTTGATCGTCACCCGCCTGGTTCAGGGGTTTTCGACCGGCGGCGAGTACGGCGGCGCGGCGACTTTCATCGTGGAATCGTCCCCCGACGACAGCCGTGGTTTTCTGTCCAGCTTTCTCGAATTCGGCACGTTGGGAGGCTACACCCTCGGTGCGGGGCTGGTGACCGTGATGACGGTCTCGCTACCGGATTCGGCGATGCACAGCTGGGGCTGGCGCGTTCCGTTTCTATGTGCAGCGCCCCTGGGCCTGTTCGGGCTGTATCTGCGACTCAAGCTGGAAGACAGCGCGGCATTTTCATCGGCGGCGGAAAAAGGCGAAACCTCCCGCTCGCCGCTACGCGAGATCTTCTCCGAACACTGGCGGCGGATGCTGCAGTGCATTGGTCTGGTGGTGCTGCTGAACGTGGCGTATTACACCGTACTGACGTATCTGCCGAGCTATTTCGAGAAACATCTGAATTTCTCCAGTACGCAATCGCTGGAGCTGTTGATCGCGGTCTATATCGGCATGATGCTCGTCATCGCGCTCGTCGGCTGGCTGTCGGACCGCGTGGGCCGCAAGCCGCTCATCATGGCATCGTGTATCGGCTTCCTGTTGCTCGCTTACCCGGCCTTCTGGATGTTTCAGTTGCACGGCATGGTCTATACGGCCGTGGGGCTTGCGATTCTGGCGATTCTGGTGGTGTTGCTATCCGGTACCATGCCCGCCACTTTGCCCGCTATTTTCCCGACCCGTATCCGTTATGGCGGGTTTGCGATCTCGTACAACCTGTCGACATCCGCGATTGGCGGCACGGCGCCTTTCGTGATCACGGCGCTCATCGGCGCAACCGGCAATCTTTACATGCCCGCGATCTATCTGATGGTGGCCGCTGCGGTTGCCCTGCTGACGTTGTTCACGGTCAAGGAGACGGCTGGCCAGCCACTGGCCGGTTCCGCAAGTCTGCGGAGTTCGCGCGGACCTCGTCGGAGGCGGGGCAAACCTTGA
- a CDS encoding proline racemase family protein, with product MSDDLPDKKPSRVRSLKMIDMQAGGDVSRIVLSGVEALPGKTVHEQQLYLEANGDGLRRLLLSEPYGDPAMSVNLIVRPCNPDAEAGYIIMEAMGYPMYSGSNTICTATALLQSGRIPIEDSQQTVLLESPAGIARVQARCANGFVQSVTTQGEAAYLAVPDLEAEVPRYGRVRYNVVWSGGFYAMIDAQALGFQLVRDEEPALAAFADAFVKTVRPEFIENHPEFDDVTPLPFVHFMRTAHAVDGGFRARGATYVHPGVICRSPTGTGTSARIALMAERGQIREGQWLETLSPRDSSFIGTLLGQTTVNGQRGWDTHITGRAWTLTRSRVEVELDDPLVDTADLENVLVEPG from the coding sequence ATGTCGGATGATCTACCGGACAAGAAACCCAGCCGCGTACGCTCGCTCAAGATGATCGATATGCAGGCCGGCGGCGATGTTAGCCGCATCGTGCTCAGTGGCGTCGAGGCCTTGCCGGGCAAGACCGTGCACGAACAGCAGCTGTATCTGGAAGCCAATGGCGATGGCCTGCGCCGCCTGTTGCTCTCCGAGCCTTATGGCGACCCGGCGATGTCGGTGAACCTGATCGTACGGCCGTGCAATCCCGACGCCGAGGCCGGCTACATCATCATGGAAGCCATGGGTTACCCCATGTACTCCGGATCCAACACGATCTGTACCGCGACCGCGTTGCTGCAAAGCGGTCGCATCCCGATCGAAGACAGCCAGCAGACGGTTTTGCTGGAGTCGCCGGCCGGTATCGCCCGCGTGCAGGCGCGATGTGCCAACGGTTTCGTCCAGTCGGTCACGACCCAGGGCGAGGCGGCCTATCTGGCGGTCCCGGATCTGGAAGCCGAGGTGCCACGCTACGGCAGGGTTCGCTACAACGTCGTCTGGAGCGGCGGGTTTTACGCGATGATCGATGCACAAGCGCTGGGTTTTCAGCTGGTTCGCGACGAGGAACCGGCGCTGGCAGCCTTTGCCGACGCTTTCGTCAAGACCGTGCGTCCGGAATTCATCGAGAATCATCCCGAGTTCGATGATGTGACGCCGCTTCCGTTCGTGCATTTCATGCGTACGGCGCATGCGGTCGATGGCGGTTTTCGCGCCCGCGGCGCGACCTATGTTCACCCGGGGGTGATCTGTCGCAGCCCCACCGGTACCGGAACCTCCGCGCGCATCGCGCTGATGGCGGAACGCGGCCAGATCCGGGAGGGGCAGTGGCTGGAAACGCTCTCGCCCCGCGACAGCAGCTTTATCGGCACCCTGCTTGGCCAGACCACGGTGAACGGACAACGCGGCTGGGACACCCACATCACCGGCCGCGCCTGGACCCTGACCCGGTCCCGGGTCGAAGTCGAGCTCGACGACCCTCTTGTCGATACCGCCGATCTGGAAAATGTTCTGGTCGAACCCGGTTAA
- a CDS encoding aspartate kinase, with translation MALIVQKYGGSSVGTVDKIKRIAEKIKGYRDRGDQVVVVVSAMGGETDRLTELASELSGRPVPREMDVLLSTGEQVTIALLSMALSHIGVKARSFTGWQVPIVSDEFHSKARIERIEEDNLHAAIDAGAVAVVAGFQGITGDGSISTLGRGGSDTTAVALAAALKADECQIYTDVDGVYTTDPRVVSGARRLDKITFEEMLEMASLGSKVLQIRAVEFAGKYGVPLRVLSTFEEGPGTLITLEEYVEEPIISGIAFTKDESQLTVLGVPDRPGIAYSLLGPIGENNIEVDMILQNVSGDSSSDYTLTDFTFTVHKRDYETAKELLEKAAPGVGAREVTGTPDVCKVSLVGVGMRSHANVAARMFKALADENINIRMISTTEIKISIVVENKYLELAVRALHDEFELENEPKRVESELTPAADR, from the coding sequence ATGGCACTGATTGTCCAGAAATACGGCGGCTCCTCGGTGGGGACGGTCGACAAGATCAAGCGCATCGCGGAAAAGATCAAAGGCTATCGCGACCGCGGCGATCAGGTGGTCGTGGTGGTCTCGGCCATGGGCGGCGAGACCGATCGCCTGACCGAGCTCGCCAGCGAGCTGTCCGGCCGCCCGGTGCCGCGCGAGATGGACGTGCTCCTGTCCACCGGCGAGCAGGTGACCATCGCGCTGTTGTCGATGGCGCTGTCACACATCGGCGTGAAGGCGCGTTCGTTCACCGGCTGGCAGGTGCCCATCGTCTCCGACGAGTTTCACTCGAAGGCCCGTATCGAGCGGATCGAGGAGGACAACCTGCACGCAGCGATCGATGCGGGCGCGGTGGCTGTGGTGGCCGGTTTCCAGGGCATCACCGGCGACGGCTCGATCTCGACGCTGGGCCGCGGCGGTTCCGACACCACGGCCGTGGCCCTGGCCGCCGCGCTCAAGGCCGATGAGTGCCAGATCTACACCGACGTCGACGGCGTCTACACCACCGACCCACGCGTGGTCTCGGGCGCCCGTCGCCTGGACAAGATCACGTTCGAAGAAATGCTCGAGATGGCCAGTCTCGGCTCGAAGGTCCTGCAGATCCGCGCGGTGGAGTTCGCCGGCAAGTACGGCGTGCCGCTGCGCGTTCTGTCGACCTTCGAGGAAGGCCCCGGCACGCTGATCACCCTGGAGGAATACGTGGAAGAACCGATTATTTCCGGCATCGCCTTTACCAAGGACGAGTCGCAGCTCACCGTGCTCGGCGTGCCCGACCGGCCCGGCATCGCCTATTCGCTGCTCGGCCCGATCGGCGAGAACAACATCGAAGTCGACATGATCCTGCAGAACGTCTCGGGCGATTCGTCGAGCGACTACACGCTCACCGACTTCACCTTCACCGTGCACAAGCGCGACTACGAGACCGCCAAGGAACTGCTCGAAAAAGCCGCCCCGGGCGTCGGCGCGCGCGAGGTCACCGGCACGCCCGACGTGTGCAAGGTCTCGCTGGTGGGGGTGGGCATGCGCTCGCACGCCAACGTCGCCGCGCGCATGTTCAAGGCGCTGGCCGACGAGAACATCAATATCCGTATGATCTCGACCACCGAGATCAAGATATCGATCGTGGTCGAGAACAAGTACCTCGAACTCGCCGTGCGCGCGCTGCACGACGAATTCGAGCTCGAGAACGAGCCGAAGCGGGTCGAGTCGGAACTGACGCCCGCCGCGGATCGGTAG
- the alaS gene encoding alanine--tRNA ligase has protein sequence MMTTNALRSRFIEYFKANAHRFVASSSLVPASDPTLLFVNAGMVPFKDVFLGRDQRDYNRAVSAQRCVRAGGKHNDLENVGYTARHHTFFEMLGNFSFGDYFKREAIRFAWEFLTVELEMPAEKLWVTVYEEDAEAEAIWKDDIGIPQARLARIGAKDNFWQMGDTGPCGPCSEIFYDHGEHIWGGPPGTPEEDGDRFVEIWNLVFMQYDRQPDGEMRDLPKPSIDTGMGLERIAAVMQGTHDNYGIDVFQTLMAATAEAVGIEGQPREDQLPSLKVVADHIRATAFLIADGVMPSNEGRGYVLRRIMRRAIRHGYKLGATGTFFYQLVAPLDALMGEAYPELSDARAQIEHVVEQEEQRFSETLAQGMKILEDAIAGLSGTEIPGETVFKLYDTYGFPVDLTNDVARERDLTLDNEGFERAMNAQRERARAASQFGADYHARLDDVGDATEFLGYTEDEAEARIVSLLVDGEPTDAIAAGSQGVVVLDRTPFYGESGGQVGDTGTIAGDGFTFVVTDTQKQNGVFLHFGHAEDGAVVPGAAVTATVDVARRRDIELNHTATHLLHAALRDTLGTHVRQKGSLVAPDRLRFDFSHFEAVTPEQLATIEAQVNDKIRENIEGRIYERSYDEAVAEGAMAFFGEKYGSVVRVVRFGDYSVELCGGTHAPATGALGFVKITEERGVSAGNRRLEAVSGSHALAWIQDVIDRQTRLASRLKAAPSELEDKLDRVLERVSGLEKQLEAANQKLAASQGDDLASAAVDIGGAQVVVKRMDGADRKTLRETVDALKNKLDNAIVVLGAAEGDKVALIAGVAKAQADRVPAGDLVNYVASQVGGKGGGRPDMAQAGGSEPENLDAALASVTGWIDERLSARTG, from the coding sequence ATGATGACCACCAACGCGCTGCGTTCGCGTTTCATCGAATATTTCAAGGCCAACGCGCATCGGTTCGTGGCCTCGTCGAGCCTCGTACCGGCTTCCGACCCGACATTGTTGTTCGTCAACGCGGGCATGGTGCCGTTCAAGGATGTGTTCCTCGGTCGCGACCAGCGCGACTACAACCGCGCCGTGTCGGCCCAGCGCTGCGTGCGTGCCGGCGGCAAGCACAACGATCTCGAGAACGTCGGCTATACCGCACGCCACCACACGTTCTTCGAAATGCTGGGCAACTTCAGCTTCGGCGATTACTTCAAGCGCGAGGCCATTCGTTTCGCCTGGGAGTTCCTGACCGTCGAACTGGAGATGCCGGCCGAGAAGCTGTGGGTCACGGTGTACGAGGAAGACGCCGAAGCCGAGGCCATCTGGAAGGATGACATCGGCATCCCCCAGGCGCGTCTGGCCCGCATTGGCGCCAAGGACAACTTCTGGCAGATGGGCGACACCGGGCCCTGCGGCCCCTGTTCGGAGATCTTTTACGATCACGGCGAGCATATCTGGGGCGGGCCGCCCGGCACGCCGGAGGAAGACGGCGATCGTTTCGTCGAGATCTGGAACCTCGTGTTCATGCAGTACGACCGCCAGCCCGACGGCGAAATGCGCGATCTGCCCAAGCCGTCGATCGATACCGGCATGGGCCTGGAGCGCATCGCCGCGGTCATGCAGGGCACGCACGACAACTACGGCATCGATGTCTTCCAGACCCTGATGGCGGCCACCGCCGAGGCCGTCGGCATCGAAGGCCAGCCGCGCGAAGATCAATTGCCGTCGCTGAAGGTGGTGGCCGACCATATCCGCGCCACCGCGTTTCTGATCGCCGACGGCGTGATGCCATCCAATGAAGGCCGTGGCTACGTGCTGCGCCGGATCATGCGGCGCGCGATCCGGCACGGCTACAAGCTGGGCGCGACCGGCACGTTCTTCTACCAGCTCGTCGCGCCGCTCGATGCGCTGATGGGCGAGGCCTATCCCGAATTGAGCGATGCCCGGGCCCAGATCGAGCACGTGGTCGAGCAGGAGGAACAGCGCTTTTCGGAAACGCTCGCCCAGGGCATGAAGATTCTCGAGGATGCCATTGCCGGCCTGTCCGGCACCGAGATCCCGGGCGAGACCGTGTTCAAGCTCTACGACACCTACGGCTTTCCGGTCGATCTCACCAATGACGTGGCCCGCGAGCGCGATCTGACGCTCGACAACGAAGGCTTCGAGCGCGCCATGAACGCCCAGCGCGAGCGCGCCCGGGCGGCCAGCCAGTTCGGCGCCGATTACCACGCCAGGCTCGACGATGTCGGCGACGCCACAGAGTTTCTCGGTTATACCGAGGACGAGGCCGAGGCGAGGATCGTGTCGTTGCTGGTCGACGGCGAACCCACCGATGCCATCGCGGCCGGGTCGCAGGGTGTGGTCGTGCTCGACCGCACGCCGTTCTACGGCGAATCCGGCGGCCAGGTCGGCGATACCGGCACCATCGCCGGCGACGGCTTTACCTTCGTCGTCACCGATACGCAGAAGCAGAACGGCGTATTCCTGCACTTCGGCCATGCCGAGGATGGCGCGGTCGTGCCTGGCGCCGCGGTGACCGCCACGGTGGACGTGGCGCGCCGGCGCGACATCGAACTCAATCACACGGCCACCCACCTGCTGCACGCGGCGCTGCGCGACACGCTCGGTACGCATGTACGCCAGAAGGGCTCGCTGGTGGCCCCCGATCGCCTGCGCTTCGATTTCTCGCACTTCGAGGCCGTCACGCCGGAACAGCTGGCGACCATCGAGGCCCAGGTCAACGACAAGATTCGCGAGAACATCGAAGGGCGCATCTACGAGCGATCCTACGACGAGGCCGTGGCCGAGGGCGCGATGGCCTTCTTCGGCGAAAAATACGGCTCGGTCGTGCGCGTAGTGCGCTTCGGCGATTACTCGGTGGAACTGTGTGGCGGGACCCACGCGCCGGCCACCGGTGCGCTCGGTTTCGTCAAGATTACCGAGGAGCGCGGCGTGTCGGCCGGCAACCGGCGCCTGGAGGCCGTCTCGGGCAGCCATGCGCTGGCCTGGATACAGGATGTGATCGATCGCCAGACACGGCTGGCCAGCCGGCTCAAGGCGGCGCCCAGCGAACTCGAGGACAAGCTGGATCGCGTGCTTGAGCGCGTATCCGGCCTCGAAAAGCAGCTCGAAGCGGCGAACCAGAAGCTGGCGGCCAGCCAGGGCGACGATCTGGCCTCCGCGGCGGTCGATATCGGCGGCGCCCAGGTCGTGGTCAAGCGCATGGACGGCGCCGATCGCAAGACACTTCGGGAAACGGTCGACGCGCTCAAGAACAAGCTCGACAACGCCATTGTCGTGCTCGGCGCGGCTGAGGGCGACAAAGTCGCGTTGATCGCGGGCGTCGCCAAGGCACAGGCCGACCGGGTGCCGGCCGGCGATCTGGTCAACTACGTGGCCAGCCAGGTGGGCGGCAAGGGCGGTGGCCGTCCGGACATGGCGCAGGCCGGCGGCAGCGAGCCCGAGAATCTCGACGCGGCGCTCGCCAGCGTAACCGGCTGGATCGACGAACGTCTGTCGGCGCGTACCGGCTGA
- a CDS encoding MTH1187 family thiamine-binding protein: protein MKVTAEICVIPLGAGVSVSKYIAACGPILEAAGLKPQLHAYGTNVEGEWDDVFAAFKECHQTIHDLGAPRVHTSIKVGTRTDRDQSNDDKIAAVRGLDR from the coding sequence ATGAAAGTCACCGCCGAAATCTGTGTGATACCGCTGGGCGCGGGGGTGTCGGTGTCGAAGTACATCGCCGCCTGTGGCCCGATTCTCGAGGCCGCCGGATTGAAACCTCAGCTGCATGCCTACGGCACGAATGTGGAAGGTGAATGGGACGACGTGTTTGCCGCATTCAAGGAATGCCATCAGACCATCCACGATCTCGGTGCGCCGCGGGTGCATACCTCGATCAAGGTCGGTACCCGGACCGACCGCGATCAGAGCAACGACGACAAGATCGCCGCCGTTCGCGGCCTGGACAGATAG